The Oryzias latipes chromosome 1, ASM223467v1 genome contains a region encoding:
- the ap1m2 gene encoding AP-1 complex subunit mu-2: MSASAIFVLDLKGKVLICRNYKGDVDMAEIDHFIPLLMQQEEEGMICPVITRGTVHFMWIKHSNLYLVATTNKNSNASLVYSFLYKLVEVFTEYFKELEEESIQDNFVVVYELLDELMDFGFPQTTDSKILQEYITQEGTKLEVAKTKVPTTVTNAVSWRSEGIKYKKNEVFIDVIESINVLVNANGSVMSSDIVGSIKLKTMLSGMPELRLGLNDRVLFSLTGRDKGKTVMMEDVKFHQCVRLSRFDSDRTISFIPPDGESELMSYRINTHVKPLIWIESVIEKFSHSRVEIMVKAKGQFKKQSVANNVEIRVPVPSDADSPKFKTSTGSAKYVPEKDLVLWTIKSFPGGKEFLMRAHFGLPSVEKDELEGKPPITVKFEIPYFTVSGIQVRYMKIIEKSGYQALPWVRYITQSGDYQLRTNA, from the exons ATGTCCGCCTCAGctatttttgtgttggacctgAAGGGAAAG GTGCTGATATGTCGGAACTACAAAGGCGATGTGGACATGGCAGAAATCGACCACTTCATTCCTTTGCTCATGCAACAGGAAGAGGAAGGCATGATCTGTCCTGTGATAACACGTGGCACCGTGCACTTCATGTGGATCAAACACAGCAACCTGTACC TTGTGGCAACCACGAACAAGAACTCAAACGCTTCCCTGGTTTACTCATTTCTTTACAAACTGGTTGAG GTGTTTACGGAGTATTTTAAAGAACTGGAGGAGGAGAGCATTCAGGATAATTTTGTGGTTGTCTATGAGCTTCTGGATGAGCTGATGGACTTTGGATTTCCTCAGACTACTGACAGCAAAATCCTACAGGA atacATTACTCAGGAGGGGACGAAGTTAGAGGTGGCAAAGACCAAGGTGCCGACCACAGTGACCAATGCCGTCTCCTGGCGGTCAGAAGGCATCAAATACAAGAAGAACGAGGTCTTCATTGATGTCATAGAGTCCATCAATGTACTG GTGAATGCCAATGGCAGTGTGATGAGCAGCGACATTGTGGGCAGCATCAAGCTGAAGACCATGCTGTCTGGGATGCCTGAACTGCGTCTCGGTCTCAACGATCGTGTGCTTTTTTCTCTCACTGGCC gTGACAAGGGGAAAACggtgatgatggaggatgtgAAGTTCCATCAGTGCGTCCGTCTCTCACGCTTTGACAGCGATCGTACCATCTCCTTCATTCCTCCTGATGGAGAGTCTGAACTGATGTCTTATCGCATCAATACTCAT GTGAAACCATTGATATGGATCGAATCTGTGATAGAAAAATTTTCTCACAGTCGAGTGGAAATCATGGTTAAG GCAAAGGGGCAGTTTAAAAAGCAATCTGTGGCAAATAATGTTGAGATTCGGGTCCCAGTCCCCAGTGATGCCGATTCACCCAAGTTCAAAACCAGCACAGGGAGTGCTAAGTATGTGCCTGAGAAGGACCTGGTGCTTTGGACCATCAAGTCCTTTCCT GGAGGAAAAGAGTTTCTCATGAGAGCTCACTTTGGGTTACCCAGTGTTGAAAAGGACGAGCTTGAAGGCAAACCTCCCATTACTGTTAAATTTGAAATCCCATACTTTACAGTGTCAGGAATTCAG gttCGGTATAtgaaaatcattgaaaaaagtgGCTACCAGGCTTTACCCTGGGTGCGCTATATAACACAAAGTGGAG atTACCAGTTGAGAACAAATGCCTAA
- the cdkn2d gene encoding cyclin-dependent kinase 4 inhibitor D isoform X2: MVLSQMDAGKALTAAAAKGNTSEVQRILEECRVHPDTRNEFGRTALQVMMMGNSKIASLLLEKGADANVQDKHGIAPVHDAARTGFLDTLQVLVENGASVNIPDQNGALPIHIAIWEGHRDVVQFLAPRSNLKHANQSGQTAIDVARASCVPDMMDSLFAHIHS; this comes from the exons ATGGTCCTCAGTCAGATGGACGCTGGCAAAGCGTTGACGGCGGCGGCAGCCAAAGGGAATACCAGCGAAGTGCAGCGGATCCTGGAGGAATGCAGGGTGCATCCTGATACCCGGAATGAGTTCGGCAGGACGGCGCTGCAG gTTATGATGATGGGGAACTCCAAAATAGCAAGCTTGTTGCTGGAGAAAGGAGCAGACGCCAACGTCCAGGACAAACACGGCATAGCGCCTGTCCACGATGCAGCGAGGACAGGGTTCCTGGACACCCTGCAGGTCCTGGTGGAGAATGGAGCTTCGGTGAACATCCCTGACCAGAACGGCGCCCTGCCCATCCACATTGCCATCTGGGAAGGCCACCGCGATGTCGTGCAGTTCCTGGCTCCGCGTTCCAACTTGAAGCACGCCAACCAGAGCGGTCAGACGGCGATAGATGTAGCCCGAGCTTCCTGTGTGCCGGATATGATGGACTCACTTTTTGCTCATATACATAGTTAG
- the cdkn2d gene encoding cyclin-dependent kinase 4 inhibitor D isoform X1, producing the protein MCFNGPTVVDFHGVRGACAVEQARTEFIMVLSQMDAGKALTAAAAKGNTSEVQRILEECRVHPDTRNEFGRTALQVMMMGNSKIASLLLEKGADANVQDKHGIAPVHDAARTGFLDTLQVLVENGASVNIPDQNGALPIHIAIWEGHRDVVQFLAPRSNLKHANQSGQTAIDVARASCVPDMMDSLFAHIHS; encoded by the exons atgtgttttaatGGCCCAACTGTGGTTGATTTTCATGGTGTACGGGGCGCGTGTGCTGTTGAACAGGCAAGAACGGAGTTTATAATGGTCCTCAGTCAGATGGACGCTGGCAAAGCGTTGACGGCGGCGGCAGCCAAAGGGAATACCAGCGAAGTGCAGCGGATCCTGGAGGAATGCAGGGTGCATCCTGATACCCGGAATGAGTTCGGCAGGACGGCGCTGCAG gTTATGATGATGGGGAACTCCAAAATAGCAAGCTTGTTGCTGGAGAAAGGAGCAGACGCCAACGTCCAGGACAAACACGGCATAGCGCCTGTCCACGATGCAGCGAGGACAGGGTTCCTGGACACCCTGCAGGTCCTGGTGGAGAATGGAGCTTCGGTGAACATCCCTGACCAGAACGGCGCCCTGCCCATCCACATTGCCATCTGGGAAGGCCACCGCGATGTCGTGCAGTTCCTGGCTCCGCGTTCCAACTTGAAGCACGCCAACCAGAGCGGTCAGACGGCGATAGATGTAGCCCGAGCTTCCTGTGTGCCGGATATGATGGACTCACTTTTTGCTCATATACATAGTTAG